One part of the Arthrobacter tumbae genome encodes these proteins:
- a CDS encoding DUF4041 domain-containing protein, whose product MSNLSSGALPEPGKPKKKPRGFASRVWLAGVGLVFIAILPTEAFVVSLLVAGGILWVLLDMVKQYKKAFGASAEGLGISAQNTYRTSMGAPPVPAAGLKLYADEVYMANTQMMTDLHRIGAMDLLAREQRVADLNTEVAAMERNLSTAREELGSVRGEVLDVREVAERHNVGFYDYEHPAETSIKLADELATVRARIKDALKQKHAVSAVSGFTFNGSTKEGDKFVRDLSALLLRAYNAEAENCVKTVKAGNLHTAQARLQKSREQIAKRGTMIGLSVTDSFHSLREHELELAARHLQALAIQKQLEAEARAEARETAKAQREWEALKAKQQKEVSHYMTVLLQLQEAGDLEGVQRVQDQLEEAEAKLADSEDNALNTRAGYVYVISNLGAFGEGVVKVGMTRRLNPMERVRELGDASVPFLFDVHALFFSKDAVGIESMLHRHFAAERVNLVNLRREYFYATPAQVKEALVEHSVELVEYREEAPAEEFITSKDLRQAIPFAGAA is encoded by the coding sequence ATGTCTAATTTATCGTCCGGTGCATTGCCTGAACCCGGGAAACCAAAGAAGAAGCCGCGAGGCTTCGCATCGCGTGTATGGCTCGCCGGTGTGGGCTTGGTATTCATCGCGATCCTCCCAACAGAAGCGTTCGTTGTCAGTCTCCTGGTGGCGGGCGGCATCTTGTGGGTGCTGTTGGACATGGTCAAGCAGTATAAGAAGGCGTTCGGAGCCTCAGCCGAAGGACTTGGGATCAGTGCACAGAACACCTACCGGACCAGTATGGGTGCCCCGCCGGTGCCAGCTGCCGGGTTGAAGCTCTATGCGGACGAGGTCTACATGGCCAACACCCAGATGATGACCGATCTACACCGCATCGGAGCCATGGACCTTCTGGCCCGTGAACAGCGGGTCGCGGACTTGAACACTGAGGTTGCCGCCATGGAGCGGAACCTCAGCACAGCGCGCGAGGAGCTTGGGTCGGTCCGGGGTGAGGTGCTGGATGTCCGAGAGGTGGCAGAACGGCACAACGTCGGGTTCTACGACTACGAGCACCCAGCTGAAACCTCCATCAAACTCGCTGACGAGTTGGCCACGGTTCGGGCACGGATCAAAGATGCCCTAAAGCAAAAACATGCTGTCTCTGCTGTCTCGGGATTTACGTTCAATGGGTCGACGAAGGAAGGCGACAAGTTCGTTCGGGACCTTTCTGCATTGCTCCTACGTGCATACAACGCCGAAGCCGAGAACTGTGTGAAGACGGTGAAGGCCGGAAACCTGCACACCGCTCAGGCCCGCCTGCAGAAGTCACGGGAACAGATAGCCAAGCGCGGCACCATGATCGGCCTCAGCGTTACCGACTCCTTTCACTCCCTACGTGAACACGAACTCGAACTTGCCGCTCGGCATCTGCAGGCCCTGGCAATCCAAAAGCAGCTCGAGGCTGAAGCGCGGGCCGAAGCTCGCGAGACCGCCAAAGCCCAGCGCGAGTGGGAAGCACTGAAGGCCAAGCAGCAGAAGGAGGTCAGCCATTACATGACCGTGCTCTTGCAACTGCAGGAAGCAGGCGACCTCGAAGGTGTTCAGCGCGTTCAGGACCAGCTGGAGGAAGCTGAAGCCAAACTGGCCGACTCGGAAGACAACGCCCTCAACACCCGTGCCGGCTACGTCTATGTCATCTCGAACCTCGGAGCCTTCGGCGAAGGTGTGGTCAAGGTCGGTATGACGCGACGGCTGAACCCCATGGAACGTGTGCGCGAACTCGGAGATGCCTCCGTGCCGTTCCTGTTCGATGTCCATGCCTTGTTTTTCTCCAAAGACGCCGTCGGCATCGAAAGTATGTTGCATCGTCACTTCGCTGCCGAACGGGTCAACCTGGTGAACCTCCGGCGTGAGTACTTCTACGCCACCCCAGCCCAGGTCAAGGAAGCCCTCGTCGAACACAGCGTCGAACTCGTCGAATACCGGGAAGAAGCACCAGCCGAAGAGTTCATCACCTCAAAAGACCTGCGGCAAGCAATCCCATTCGCAGGTGCTGCATAG